From the Amia ocellicauda isolate fAmiCal2 chromosome 21, fAmiCal2.hap1, whole genome shotgun sequence genome, one window contains:
- the LOC136717224 gene encoding uncharacterized protein LOC136717224 isoform X2: MDFASAKSALVGVLSSVKPSEVPQLLDWMRNSEELDDYCFDNSHVILQAIAEDLRASLPVAAVLESEPMAVQKTQQAARPTVHVDAFLYDEEAVDSLCEEGKMSRHYCLNCGSHRTAVLGFISHSFSAVELRFLFQHALPQLAGRVLVDVGSRLGAVLYGGYLYSSASQLIGVEINADFCQLQRATVEKYNFKDRIQIVHADICSQNALLQDADVIVMNNVFEYFLDTSEQIRAWQCMSQHARKKGSLLVTVPSLQESIARLQGCGDLSQWVEEVPLNYDVYMGKDSDPEALRQIHLYRVL, encoded by the exons ATGGATTTTGCAAGTGCAAAAAGTGCGCTTGTCGGTGTGTTGAGCAGCGTCAAACCCAGCGAGGTCCCGCAGCTGCTGGACTGGATGCGAAACTCCG AGGAGCTGGACGATTACTGCTTTGACAACAGCCATGTTATCCTTCAGGCCATCGCAGAGGACCTCCGGGCCAGCTTGCCGGTGGCAGCCGTGCTGGAGTCGGAGCCCATGGCCGTGCAGAAG ACCCAGCAGGCCGCCCGGCCCACAGTCCACGTGGATGCCTTCCTATATGACGAGGAGGCGGTGGACTCTCTCTGTGAGGAGGGCAAGATGAGCAGACACTACTGTCTGAACTGCGGATCACACAGAACCGCTGTGCTCG GGTTTATTTCTCACTCGTTCTCTGCCGTGGAGCTGCGGTTTCTGTTCCAGCACGCTCTCCCACAGCTGGCCGGCAGGGTGCTGGTGGATGTGGGCTCCAGGCTGGGTGCAGTGCTGTACGGG GGGTACTTATACAGCTCTGCAAGCCAGCTCATAGGCGTGGAGATCAATGCAGACTTCTGCCAGCTGCAGCGAGCAACAGTGGAGAAGTATAACTTTAAAGACAGAATCCAG ATCGTCCATGCTGACATTTGCTCCCAGAATGCTCTGCTCCAGGATGCTGATGTCATCGTCATGAACAACGTGTTTGAGTATTTCCTGGATACCAGCGAACAAATCAG AGCATGGCAGTGTATGAGCCAACATGCAAGAAAGAAGGGCTCCCTGCTGGTAACTGTGCCAAGCCTCCAGGAGTCCATTGCCCGTCTTCAG GGCTGTGGGGATCTGAGCCAGTGGGTTGAAGAAGTGCCTCTGAACTATGACGTCTACATGGGGAAGGACAGCGACCCAGAGGCGCTGAGGCAGATCCACCTGTACAGAGTCCTCTGA
- the LOC136717224 gene encoding uncharacterized protein LOC136717224 isoform X1 — MDFASAKSALVGVLSSVKPSEVPQLLDWMRNSEELDDYCFDNSHVILQAIAEDLRASLPVAAVLESEPMAVQKVQPLHGLLVFTQQAARPTVHVDAFLYDEEAVDSLCEEGKMSRHYCLNCGSHRTAVLGFISHSFSAVELRFLFQHALPQLAGRVLVDVGSRLGAVLYGGYLYSSASQLIGVEINADFCQLQRATVEKYNFKDRIQIVHADICSQNALLQDADVIVMNNVFEYFLDTSEQIRAWQCMSQHARKKGSLLVTVPSLQESIARLQGCGDLSQWVEEVPLNYDVYMGKDSDPEALRQIHLYRVL; from the exons ATGGATTTTGCAAGTGCAAAAAGTGCGCTTGTCGGTGTGTTGAGCAGCGTCAAACCCAGCGAGGTCCCGCAGCTGCTGGACTGGATGCGAAACTCCG AGGAGCTGGACGATTACTGCTTTGACAACAGCCATGTTATCCTTCAGGCCATCGCAGAGGACCTCCGGGCCAGCTTGCCGGTGGCAGCCGTGCTGGAGTCGGAGCCCATGGCCGTGCAGAAGGTACAGCCGCTTCATGGCCTGCTGGTCTTT ACCCAGCAGGCCGCCCGGCCCACAGTCCACGTGGATGCCTTCCTATATGACGAGGAGGCGGTGGACTCTCTCTGTGAGGAGGGCAAGATGAGCAGACACTACTGTCTGAACTGCGGATCACACAGAACCGCTGTGCTCG GGTTTATTTCTCACTCGTTCTCTGCCGTGGAGCTGCGGTTTCTGTTCCAGCACGCTCTCCCACAGCTGGCCGGCAGGGTGCTGGTGGATGTGGGCTCCAGGCTGGGTGCAGTGCTGTACGGG GGGTACTTATACAGCTCTGCAAGCCAGCTCATAGGCGTGGAGATCAATGCAGACTTCTGCCAGCTGCAGCGAGCAACAGTGGAGAAGTATAACTTTAAAGACAGAATCCAG ATCGTCCATGCTGACATTTGCTCCCAGAATGCTCTGCTCCAGGATGCTGATGTCATCGTCATGAACAACGTGTTTGAGTATTTCCTGGATACCAGCGAACAAATCAG AGCATGGCAGTGTATGAGCCAACATGCAAGAAAGAAGGGCTCCCTGCTGGTAACTGTGCCAAGCCTCCAGGAGTCCATTGCCCGTCTTCAG GGCTGTGGGGATCTGAGCCAGTGGGTTGAAGAAGTGCCTCTGAACTATGACGTCTACATGGGGAAGGACAGCGACCCAGAGGCGCTGAGGCAGATCCACCTGTACAGAGTCCTCTGA
- the srp54 gene encoding signal recognition particle subunit SRP54, with amino-acid sequence MVLADLGRKITSALRSLSNATIINEEVLNAMLKEVCAALLEADVNIKLVKQLRENVKAAIDLEEMASGLNKRRMIQHAVFKELVKLVDPGVKAWTPTKGKNNVIMFVGLQGSGKTTTCSKLAYYYQRKGWKTCLICADTFRAGAFDQLKQNATKARIPFYGSYTEMDPVIIAAEGVEKFKTENFEIIIVDTSGRHKQEDSLFEEMLQVSNAVQPDNIVYVMDASIGQACEAQAKAFKDKVDVASVIVTKLDGHAKGGGALSAVAATKSPIIFIGTGEHIDDFEPFKTQPFISKLLGMGDIEGLIDKVNELKLDDNEELIDKLKHGQFTLRDMYEQFQNIMKMGPFSQIMGMIPGFGTDFMSKGNEQESMARLKKLMTIMDSMNDQELDSKDGAKLFSKQPNRIQRVARGAGVATRDVQELLTQYTKFAQMVKKMGGIKGLFKGGDMSKNVNPSQMAKLNQQMAKMMDPRVLHHMGGMAGLQSMMRQFQQGAAGNMKGMMGFNNM; translated from the exons ATGGTCCTGGCGGATCTCGGGAGGAAGATCACCTCGGCGCTGAGGTCTCTGAGTAACGCCACCATCATCAATGAAGAG GTTTTGAATGCTATGCTGAAGGAAGTATGCGCTGCTCTACTCGAAGCGGACGTGAACATAAAGCTCGTGAAGCAGCTCAGAGAAAATGTCAA GGCGGCCATAGACCTTGAAGAAATGGCCTCGGGTCTCAACAAACGAAGAATGATCCAGCACGCCGTGTTCAAAGAGCTTGTGAAG CTTGTAGATCCTGGAGTCAAAGCCTGGACGCCAACGAAGGGCAAAAACAACGTCATCATGTTTGTTGGCCTTCAGGGCAGTGGAAAAACCACCACGTGTTCAAAG CTGGCATATTATTACCAAAGAAAAGGCTGGAAGACCTGCTTGATATGTGCCGACACATTCAGAGCTG GTGCTTTCGATCAGCTCAAGCAGAATGCCACAAAAGCCCGAATTCCCTTCTATGGAAg CTACACAGAGATGGACCCGGTCATCATCGCCGCGGAAGGAGTGGAGAAGTTCAAAACCGAGAACTTTGAGATCATCATCGTGGACACCAGCGGCCGACACAAACAGGAGGACTCTCTCTTTGAGGAAATGCTCCAAGTCTCCAACGCTGTT CAACCTGACAATATTGTGTATGTGATGGACGCCTCCATCGGACAGGCTTGCGAGGCTCAGGCCAAGGCTTTCAAAGACAAGGTAGACGTGGCCTCTGTGATCGTGACGAAGCTGGACGGCCACGCCAAGGGTGGTGGAGCTCTCAGTGC TGTTGCCGCCACCAAAAGCCCCATCATCTTCATCGGCACCGGAGAGCACATCGATGACTTCGAGCCATTCAAGACCCAGCCCTTCATCAGCAAGCTGCTCG GTATGGGAGACATTGAAGGGTTGATAGACAAGGTCAATGAGCTCAAACTGGACGACAATGAAGAGTTAATAGACAAGCTGAAGCATG GTCAGTTCACTCTGAGAGACATGTACGAACAGTTCCAGAACATCATGAAAATGGGCCCTTTTAGCCAGATTATG GGCATGATCCCGGGCTTCGGCACCGACTTCATGAGCAAAGGCAACGAGCAGGAGTCCATGGCCAGACTGAAGAAACTCATGACCATCATGGACAGCATGAATGACCAAG AACTGGACAGCAAAGACGGGGCCAAGCTCTTCAGCAAGCAGCCCAACCGGATCCAGAGAGTGGCGCGCGGGGCGGGGGTGGCCACGCGCGACGTGCAGGAGCTGCTCACCCAGTACACCAAGTTTGCACAGATGGTGAAGAAGATGGGCGGCATCAAGGGCCTCTTCAAAG GAGGCGATATGTCCAAGAATGTCAACCCTTCCCAGATGGCAAAACTCAACCAGCAGATGGCGAAGATGATGGACCCCCGGGTTCTTCACCACATGG GTGGCATGGCTGGCCTCCAGTCGATGATGAGACAGTTCCAACAAGGGGCCGCCGGCAACATGAAAGGCATGATGGGTTTCAACAACATGTGA
- the sec23a gene encoding protein transport protein Sec23A, with amino-acid sequence MLLTSRARLSAGVQRRRQSVQELRQSRPSSTSGSMATFQEFIQQNEDRDGVRFSWNVWPSSRLEATRMVVPVAALFTPLKERLDLPPIQYEPVLCSRATCRAVLNPLCQVDYRAKLWACNFCYQRNQFPPTYAGISEMNQPAELLPQFSTIEYVVQRGPQMPLIFLYIVDTCMEDEDLQALKESLQMSLSLLPPTALVGLITFGRMVQVHELGCEGISKSYVFRGTKDLSAKQLQEMLGLTKPAAAQPGRGPQVQQAPPSNRFLQPVQKIDMNLTDLLGELQRDPWPVPQGKRPLRSLGVALSIAVGLLECTFPNTGARIMTFIGGPATQGPGMVVGDELKTPIRSWHDIEKDNAKFMKKATKHYEALATRSSNNGHIIDIYACALDQSGLLEMKCCSNHTGGYMVMGDSFNTSLFKQTFQRVFNKDVQGAFKMAFGGTLEIKTSREVKISGAIGPCVSLNAKGPCVSENEIGTGGTCQWKICGLDQNSTLALYFEVVNQHNAPIPQGGRGAVQFVTQYQHSSGQRRVRVTTIARNWADAQTQIQSIAASFDQEASAILMARLAVYRAETEEGPDVLRWLDRQLIRLCQKFGDYHKDDPTSFRFSETFSLYPQFMFHLRRSPFLQVFNNSPDESSYYRHQFMRQDLTQSLIMIQPILYAYSFNGPPEPVLLDSSSILPDRILLMDTFFQILIYHGETVAQWRKAGYQDMPEYENFRHLLQAPVDDAQEILHTRFPMPRYIDTEHGGSQARFLLSKVNPSQTHNNMYAWGQESGAPILTDDVSLQVFMDHLKKLAVSSAA; translated from the exons ATGTTGCTGACGTCACGGGCCCGCCTGTCAGCCGGAGTGCAGCGGCGCAGGCAGTCAGTACAGGAGCTGCGGCAGAGCAG ACCTTCGTCCACATCGGGCTCAATGGCGACCTTCCAGGAGTTCATCCAGCAGAACGAGGACCGGGATGGTGTGCGTTTCAGCTGGAATGTGTGGCCCTCCAGCCGGCTGGAAGCCACACGCATGGTGGTGCCGGTGGCGGCCCTCTTCACGCCGCTGAAGGAGCGCCTCGACCTGCCGCCCATCCAGTATGAGCCGGTGCTGTGCAGCCGGGCCACATGCCGCGCCGTCCTCAACCCCCTGTG TCAGGTGGATTACAGAGCGAAGCTGTGGGCCTGTAATTTCTGCTACCAGAGAAACCAG TTTCCTCCAACCTATGCAGGCATCTCGGAAATGAACCAGCCAGCCGAGCTGCTTCCTCAGTTTTCCACGATCGAGTATGTCGTTCAG AGAGGACCCCAGATGCCTTTGATCTTCCTCTACATTGTGGACACCTGCATGGAGGACGAAGACCTGCAGGCCCTTAAGGAGTCGCTGCAGATGTCCCTCAGTCTTCTCCCACCGACTGCCTTAGTGGGTCTCATCACCTTCGGCAGGATGGTGCAGGTGCACGAGCTCGGCTGTGAGGGCATCTCCAAGAGCTACGTCTTCCGAGGCACCAAGGATCTCAGCGCGAAGCAGCTTCAG GAGATGCTGGGCTTGACCAAACCAGCGGCTGCCCAGCCTGGGCGCGGACCCCAAGTCCAGCAGGCTCCCCCGTCCAACAG ATTCCTGCAGCCCGTTCAGAAGATTGACATGAATCTGACCGACCTGCTGGGGGAGCTGCAGCGAGACCCCTGGCCAGTGCCGCAGGGCAAGAGGCCCCTGCGATCGTTAGGGGTGGCCCTGTCCATCGCAGTCGGCCTGCTTGAG TGCACGTTCCCCAACACGGGCGCCCGCATCATGACGTTCATCGGTGGTCCAGCCACTCAGGGCCCAGGGATGGTGGTGGGAGATGAACTGAAGACGCCTATCCGGTCGTGGCATGACATCGAGAAAGACAATGCCAAGTTCATGAAGAAGGCCACCAAA CACTACGAAGCCCTGGCCACGCGGTCCTCCAACAACGGGCACATCATTGACATCTACGCCTGCGCCCTGGACCAGTCCGGCCTGCTGGAGATGAAGTGCTGCTCCAATCACACGGG GGGTTACATGGTGATGGGGGACTCCTTCAACACATCTCTGTTCAAGCAGACCTTCCAGAGGGTGTTCAATAAGGACGTTCAAGGGGCTTTTAAAATGGCGTTTGGAGGCACACTGGAGATCAAG ACCTCCAGGGAAGTGAAGATTTCGGGGGCGATCGGGCCCTGTGTGTCGCTGAACGCCAAGGGACCCTGCGTGTCGGAAAAC GAGATCGGGACGGGGGGCACCTGCCAGTGGAAGATCTGTGGGCTGGACCAGAACTCGACGCTCGCCTTGTATTTTGAGGTGGTGAATCAG CACAACGCGCCGATCCCGCAGGGAGGCCGGGGAGCCGTGCAGTTCGTGACGCAGTATCAGCACTCCAGCGGTCAGAGGCGCGTCCGGGTCACCACCATCGCCAGAAA CTGGGCGGACGCGCAGACGCAGATCCAGAGCATCGCCGCCTCTTTCGACCAGGAGGCCTCCGCTATCCTGATGGCCCGGCTGGCCGTGTACCGCGCCGAGACCGAGGAGGGGCCGGACGTGCTGCGCTGGCTCGACCGGCAGCTCATCCGCCTG TGCCAAAAGTTTGGAGATTACCACAAAGACGATCCCACCTCCTTCAGGTTCTCCGAAACGTTCTCCCTCTATCCACAG TTCATGTTTCACCTGAGGAGATCTCCCTTCCTGCAAGTCTTCAACAACAGCCCCGATGAGAGCTCCTACTACCGGCACCAGTTCATGCGCCAGGACCTCACCCAGTCCCTGATCATGATCCAGCCCATCCTCTACGCCTACTCCTTCAATGGGCCCCCTGAG CCGGTTCTGTTGGACAGCAGCAGCATCCTCCCGGATCGCATCCTTCTCATGGACACCTTCTTTCAAATCCTCATCTACCACGGAGAG ACCGTGGCTCAGTGGCGCAAAGCCGGGTACCAGGATATGCCCGAGTACGAGAACTTCAGGCACCTGCTGCAGGCGCCCGTGGACGACGCCCAGGAGATCCTGCACACGCGCTTCCCCATGCCACGCTACATCGACACGGAGCACGGGGGCAGCCAG GCTCGCTTCCTGTTGTCGAAAGTAAACCCGTCTCAGACTCACAACAACATGTACGCGTGGGGCCAG GAGTCCGGGGCTCCGATCCTCACGGATGACGTCAGCCTGCAGGTGTTCATGGACCACCTGAAGAAACTGGCCGTCTCCAGCGCCGCGTAA